The Aspergillus flavus chromosome 2, complete sequence region AATAGTTGATAAGGGGCATTTGCATAGCTAAGTGGTTACGCGGTCCGGTATGTTCACTCCACCAATTTTACAAAAGAAGGTGAAAATATAGccataataaaactaatttgTCAATAGAGGcaagttaaaataattttatctaaCTAAACAGTATTCAATGTGTGTACATTGCACTGTATTGCATTGGACAGTCTCCGTCTAAGTTGCCCTTAGAACCATCGCATGTTATTCTAGGTCGCTGATATACAAATGCTGTCTTAGTGGCACTTTGAAGCAATTGTCAATGCAGACTTGATATAACCTTGATAGTATGTCGGTTCCTAAACTTCAAGTGACATACACGTACCCCACCGAGATGGCTGTCAAGCGCAGTATAGGGAACTGCGGGCGATATGTGTGGTGCTTAACTGCGGTGAGATTCGGCCACAGACCATCAATATGAGAAGGAGTGATCGGATTATGGGTACGGTAGTATGCGGACCGCATATAAGAATCAGCTACCCACCAGTCTTCAGCTTCAAAGAAGACGAACGAAATCAGGTaagcaaaagaaggaaacataCAACAGCATAAGTGTGGTAGTGGCCACCAGGAGCTGCGTCGGCTTGCTGCCCTATTTAGTCTTCCACCAGGGTAAGATATTTGGGCTCGAAAGAAGTCGATGGCTATATGAGGTTGTTACTGGAGGAAAGAACAAGCCCTTCGTCTCAAGTGAGGGAGACGTTACGGTAGCATATCTTTTCGAACATGGGATTACTCTCGTCGCTTGGGACATTGAAGCAAGCTCTGTGGATTCATCGGTCCCGTTTACCAAATTGCCTCGTTCGATAACACGCAACTACCGTCCTGAAACGGATATTCCATTCAGTAACTACATCCCGCCGGAAGATAGGAGCGACACCGAGGATAATCGGTGGTGGTCCGCTCAAATCCGTTCTGGTAACGCGGTCCGGTTCTTCTATGAGTGGGCTCTTGCTAGTGAAAATCGCCGCCATGCATACTTAATGGATTCCTGCGGAGTACACCCCGTAAAGTAAGTACGATGCAAGTTGATTTGCTCTCTGACTATTGGCTTTGAGGTTCAACTATTGCAATTTCTAGCTTCCCTAATCCTTTCTTGTGTCGCTGTCCAATAGTGGGATGGCATCCACCTACTGGAGGTCGTTGGGATGTCAGCTTTTTCCTTGAACCTGAGAAGCAAAATACCTCACCGTTTCCCCATATTGCCGTGGGGGCTTCCCAGCCAGTGGATGCCACAGACAACTCCATTCTATACGGGGAGCTTGCCGTAATTATTACGGTTATGAATAGTCGTGCCAAACAGCCACAAGCACAaagtgaggaggagatggagagtcTGTTCGacatggtggaggaagaagttgagaAGACTTTCCAGAAAAGTCCAGCCTTCGCAAACGAACAAACATTTCcggttcttctcttctcctttgtTGGCCCACAACATGCAAGGATACTCTGTGCTTCCATGAACCAGAGGCAGCTGATAGTTCGGATGTCAAGGCTTTATAGCTtcgagagaaaggaagaagctCCACTTGACCTGTTCACGTCCTGGCTTTTTTCGCGCCCCGTGGTGGAAACTTAACTGTGTTTGAGCGCCAGATCGGTGGAGTCTAGATTACCGGTTAGCCTACGGGAAAAAGTAGAAATCGAACTGTTGACCCCCATCAAAAGCTATTTCATTCTGCAGGATCAGAAATGTCCTCTGTCTCATTCCTACCATATTTTGGACGGAGATCTTcaatcatcgtcttcaataGCAAGGCATGATCCGAGGTGACACTGCAACGGACCTTCTCAGCTTAGCTGCGCTCGGGTAATTCTAAGGAACAAAAGATAGCTACCTGCGTTATTAAACACTAGCGGTTGATAGATAGTCATACAACATAAGCTGGATAGCTGGATGCATTTCATGACCCGTTAAGTCTCAGCATTGTGGGTTTGAATCAAATCTGCAGACCCCTTTGTACTTCATGACTGTGCCTTGCTGTATATCCCTTCATACTTCGATACCAACTCACAACTAAGACGATGGCTATTAAGAAGCGGGTTGTCTCATAGGAGTCACAAATACAGATAACCTCACTCTAGTTCATGCCGTGGTTCTTGTGAGCCCACCATTTCTTGCGGCTGCACATCCTCTTTTGTGCCCAATTCTCTTGGATACGCATCCGGCTTCTTTGACGCAGGTAATTCAGCAAATCCTCGAAAGACGGCCCTCCTTTCCTCCACGGCCACAGGCTGACGGCCGCGGCGTCGCAGCACCGCGACCCATACTCCTCCAGCAATGAGAAGAACTCCCGCCActccaaccccaactccAATCCCAGCTTTTGCCCCTGTAGAAAGACCACTATTAGAGCTGGTGGAGCTATTCGAGCCGTATTCTGGTAAAGGACGCCAATATTTAGCCCAGCTCTCTTCCCAGGAGGTGTTCGATGCGGCAAGAGTGGCGTCCGCGACATTAATGGTTGTTATATCCGCCTCAGGAAGACCTGGGCCTGGCGCTTGGCCCAAGAACCATGTACCAGTGTTGTTCCCTTCGAACCAATTGACACCAACAAATGCAGCCTGAAGAAAGGGCCGGCCGAGAACCGGGGTATCAGTTGAATGGAAACAGGGAAAATAAGTTGCGTTGCGGTCGACCAGTGGGTCTTGCAGCGTAAGCGTGAGCAGCCTCAGGGGAACCTTAACTGTAATCGTTTGATCGCTGAGACCATCTTTATTGAACACGAAGGATAGATATGTCGCGGAGGACGTGATATTCGCATATTTACTGTTGGTCGTGTCCCAGATGTATAGGCCCAAGCCACTGTTGAACGAGACGGGAAACGACGAAGTGATCGCGTCACAGGTGGCTTCGGGAAGATACATATAAGGCTTTGTAGGGTCAATCGTGACTGACTTGGGTAGCGCGGCGCCATTGCTTTGCATGAACAGCCCATTCTTGCTCGTAAAGCCGAACGGCGAGCCTCCTGTCGCAACACCCAGTCCGATATCCTTCAATACAATCTGCCATATACCACTAGAATAAGACGACAGGCTTACTGACTGTGAACTCACTTCAGCAAGGACTCGACTTTTATCAAATCCGCCCAGCACCAGAGATCCTGGAATAGCTGGCTCTACAGACCCGATGTGCAGTCCGTAAGAGTAAGATGGAATGCTGCTGTCTCCTCCGGAGGTGTATAGCCACGCTGCGATCGTGTTCAGACTTAGTCCTGAGGCCACATCTTTTAACTGCAGTCCACCCAAGGCCAAATTTCCAACCGGGACCGGATAACTCTTGCCATTGGGATAGGTCTGATATGTTTGATAAACAGTCTTGAAGCTGACATTTGGGATAACAGAGCCAACCTCGACCTGATCACCAACGAAACCCTGTATACTTCCTCCTTGTACGCTCCAATAAGAGGTCTCCCATGCGCTTCGGTTCAAGGCCACCGCCGTGGTTGATTCACTCTGGTTGTACGTGCCGGCGCGTGCTGCGTAACATGTTGTCGAGAGGGTTGTGTTCGAGCAAATCGAGTCGGCGAAGATGGTGGTGGCCCCATTGGCGCCGGGATAAAGATCGACTGATTGTTTATTGCTGCCCACTGCTATCCTCACGGCTTGCCATGGACCGTCTGGGCCGTATGCCTGTGATGACCAGTTCATCACTAGGGGATTTGCCGCATGAGTAGCATCTTGGAGgacaaaaacaagaagacaTAGAAGTCGCATCATACTGTTAACATAATCGTAAATACTTAGCTGGCTCGAGTTTTagaatgaaaaaaaaaaaaaaaaaaaaaaaaaagaaaagaaaagaaaggcaatggAGTAGATGATGGCGATCGCGGAAATGAGGGATAAACCTGGAGTGGAATGCTGGCGAGAACGTGAGAAATAATCCTCCGCACCCCTCGCCTTCAAAGTGAGACAGACACATCTCCGTATTTAATTTTCTGCAAGACTATCACGAAAAGCTAGTCTCCATATCCCTGCACAGTTTAAGCCATCTTAAGAAGAGTTATGCGAAGCCACAGGTGCAAGTATCCTCAATACGGTTAGATTAGTCGGCCGTCAGTCGTCTAGATCCTCAACAACAATGCATATAAGCTGACCATTCTATGGTTACATCGGGAGTCAGACTTACTAGTCTGCAAGGCTTATAAAATACCCTTCTGT contains the following coding sequences:
- a CDS encoding putative aspartic-type endopeptidase (unnamed protein product); the encoded protein is MMRLLCLLVFVLQDATHAANPLVMNWSSQAYGPDGPWQAVRIAVGSNKQSVDLYPGANGATTIFADSICSNTTLSTTCYAARAGTYNQSESTTAVALNRSAWETSYWSVQGGSIQGFVGDQVEVGSVIPNVSFKTVYQTYQTYPNGKSYPVPVGNLALGGLQLKDVASGLSLNTIAAWLYTSGGDSSIPSYSYGLHIGSVEPAIPGSLVLGGFDKSRVLAEVSSQSVSLSSYSSGIWQIVLKDIGLGVATGGSPFGFTSKNGLFMQSNGAALPKSVTIDPTKPYMYLPEATCDAITSSFPVSFNSGLGLYIWDTTNSKYANITSSATYLSFVFNKDGLSDQTITVKVPLRLLTLTLQDPLVDRNATYFPCFHSTDTPVLGRPFLQAAFVGVNWFEGNNTGTWFLGQAPGPGLPEADITTINVADATLAASNTSWEESWAKYWRPLPEYGSNSSTSSNSGLSTGAKAGIGVGVGVAGVLLIAGGVWVAVLRRRGRQPVAVEERRAVFRGFAELPASKKPDAYPRELGTKEDVQPQEMVGSQEPRHELE